The Lysobacter gummosus genome includes a region encoding these proteins:
- the lpdA gene encoding dihydrolipoyl dehydrogenase, translating to MSEQFDVVVIGAGPAGYHAAIRAAQLGLKTACIDAALGKDGKPALGGTCLRVGCIPSKALLDSSRQFWNLQHLFGEHGISADNAKIDVATMVGRKDKIVKQFTGGIAMLFKANKITPYYGFGTLHPGNIVKVKQHDGSEVELKGTNVIIAAGSDSIELPFAKFDGDKIVDNVGALDFTEVPKRLGVIGAGVIGLELGSVWKRLGSEVTILEALPDFLAAADAEVAKTAAKEFKKQGLDIKLGAKVSKAEIKKDGVHLTYNDGKSDQELVVDKLLVAVGRRAASKGLLAEGTGVKINERGQIEVDEHCHTGVDGVWAVGDCVRGPMLAHKGFEEGIAVAELIAGLPGHVNLDTVPWVIYTEPEIAWVGKTEQQLKAENIPYKTGSFPFAAIGRAVAMGEPAGFVKVIAHAETDRVLGLHLVGVGVSELVHEGVLTMEFNGSADDLARICHAHPTLSEAIHDAAMAVDKRAIHKAN from the coding sequence ATGAGCGAACAATTCGACGTAGTCGTCATCGGCGCCGGCCCCGCCGGCTATCACGCCGCCATCCGCGCCGCACAGCTCGGTCTGAAGACCGCGTGCATCGACGCCGCGCTGGGCAAGGACGGCAAGCCGGCGCTGGGCGGCACCTGCCTGCGCGTGGGCTGCATTCCGTCCAAGGCGCTGCTCGACAGCTCGCGCCAGTTCTGGAACCTGCAGCACCTGTTCGGCGAACACGGCATCAGCGCCGACAACGCCAAGATCGACGTCGCCACCATGGTCGGCCGCAAGGACAAGATCGTGAAGCAGTTCACCGGCGGCATCGCGATGCTGTTCAAGGCGAACAAGATCACCCCGTACTACGGCTTCGGCACCCTGCACCCGGGCAACATCGTCAAGGTCAAGCAGCACGACGGTTCCGAGGTGGAACTCAAGGGCACCAACGTCATCATCGCCGCCGGTTCGGATTCCATCGAACTGCCGTTCGCCAAGTTCGACGGCGACAAGATCGTCGACAACGTCGGCGCGCTGGACTTCACCGAGGTCCCCAAGCGCCTGGGCGTGATCGGCGCCGGCGTGATCGGCCTGGAACTGGGCAGCGTGTGGAAGCGCCTGGGCTCGGAAGTCACCATTCTTGAAGCCCTTCCCGACTTCCTCGCCGCCGCCGATGCCGAGGTCGCCAAGACCGCGGCCAAGGAATTCAAGAAGCAGGGCCTGGACATCAAGCTCGGCGCGAAGGTCAGCAAGGCCGAGATCAAGAAAGACGGCGTGCACCTGACCTACAACGACGGCAAGTCCGATCAGGAACTGGTCGTGGACAAGCTGCTGGTGGCCGTCGGCCGCCGCGCGGCGTCGAAAGGCCTGCTGGCCGAAGGCACCGGCGTCAAGATCAACGAGCGCGGCCAGATCGAAGTCGATGAGCATTGCCACACCGGCGTCGATGGCGTGTGGGCGGTCGGCGACTGCGTGCGCGGGCCGATGCTGGCGCACAAGGGCTTCGAGGAAGGCATCGCGGTCGCCGAACTCATCGCCGGCCTGCCGGGCCACGTCAACCTCGACACCGTGCCGTGGGTGATCTACACCGAGCCGGAAATCGCCTGGGTCGGCAAGACCGAGCAGCAGCTCAAGGCCGAGAACATTCCGTACAAGACCGGCAGCTTCCCGTTCGCGGCGATCGGCCGCGCGGTGGCCATGGGCGAGCCGGCCGGCTTCGTCAAGGTCATCGCCCATGCCGAGACCGACCGTGTGCTGGGCCTGCATCTGGTCGGCGTCGGCGTGTCCGAGCTCGTCCACGAAGGCGTGCTGACCATGGAGTTCAACGGCTCCGCCGACGACCTCGCCCGCATCTGCCACGCCCATCCGACCCTGTCGGAAGCGATCCACGATGCGGCGATGGCGGTGGACAAGCGGGCGATTCACAAGGCCAACTGA
- the purB gene encoding adenylosuccinate lyase — MSADSQTTLLALSPLDGRYAGKVDALRPIFSEFGLIKARVKVEVEWLLALADEPGIVELKPFSAAAAARLRKLAEELSIEDAARVKEIERTTNHDVKAVEYLIKERLKDDAELGPALEFVHFACTSEDINNLSYALMLNQARQQVLLPRLDDLIQKLRAMAHEHAALPMLSRTHGQTASPTTVGKEIANVVARLLRQGETLAGAQMPGKINGAVGNYNAHLASYPDIDWAAFSQRFVTSLGLDWQPYTTQIEPHDGIAEVCDAQRRIDTICIDLCRDVWGYISLGYFKQAVKAGEVGSSTMPHKVNPIDFENAEGNFGIANALFEHFAAKLPISRWQRDLTDSTVLRALGTAFGHALIGIDALLRGLNKLSVNPERLAADLDAAWEVLAEAVQTVMRRHGLPNPYEQLKALTRGHGINEASMREFIASLDLPADDKQRLLTMTPGSYTGLAERLAREI; from the coding sequence ATGTCCGCCGATTCCCAGACCACCCTGCTCGCCCTGTCTCCGCTCGATGGCCGCTACGCCGGCAAAGTCGATGCGCTGAGGCCGATCTTCTCCGAATTCGGCCTGATCAAGGCCCGGGTCAAGGTCGAGGTGGAATGGCTGCTGGCGCTGGCCGATGAGCCCGGCATCGTCGAGCTCAAGCCGTTCTCCGCCGCCGCCGCCGCGCGCCTGCGCAAGCTCGCCGAGGAGTTGTCGATCGAGGACGCCGCCCGGGTCAAGGAGATCGAGCGCACCACCAACCACGACGTCAAGGCGGTCGAGTACCTGATCAAGGAACGCCTCAAGGACGACGCCGAGTTGGGCCCGGCCCTGGAATTCGTGCACTTCGCCTGCACCAGCGAAGACATCAACAACCTCAGCTACGCGCTGATGCTCAATCAGGCGCGCCAGCAGGTGTTGCTGCCGCGTCTGGACGATCTGATCCAGAAGCTGCGCGCGATGGCCCACGAACACGCCGCGCTGCCGATGCTCTCGCGCACCCACGGCCAGACCGCCTCGCCGACCACGGTCGGGAAGGAAATCGCCAACGTGGTCGCGCGCCTGCTGCGCCAGGGCGAGACCCTGGCCGGCGCGCAGATGCCGGGCAAGATCAACGGCGCGGTCGGCAACTACAACGCTCACCTCGCCTCCTACCCGGACATCGACTGGGCCGCGTTCTCGCAGCGCTTCGTCACGTCCCTGGGCCTGGACTGGCAGCCCTACACCACCCAGATCGAACCGCACGACGGCATCGCCGAGGTCTGCGACGCGCAGCGCCGCATCGACACCATCTGCATCGACCTGTGCCGCGACGTGTGGGGCTATATCTCGCTGGGCTATTTCAAGCAGGCGGTAAAGGCCGGCGAAGTCGGCAGCTCGACCATGCCGCACAAGGTCAATCCGATCGACTTCGAAAACGCCGAAGGCAACTTCGGCATCGCCAACGCCTTGTTCGAACATTTCGCCGCCAAGCTGCCGATCAGCCGCTGGCAGCGCGACCTGACCGACTCGACCGTGCTGCGCGCGCTCGGCACCGCCTTCGGCCATGCGCTGATCGGCATCGACGCGCTGCTGCGCGGCTTGAACAAGCTCAGCGTCAATCCCGAGCGCTTGGCCGCCGACCTCGACGCGGCCTGGGAAGTGCTGGCCGAAGCGGTGCAGACGGTGATGCGCCGTCACGGCCTGCCGAACCCGTACGAGCAACTCAAGGCGCTGACCCGCGGCCACGGCATCAACGAGGCCTCGATGCGCGAGTTCATCGCCTCGCTGGACCTGCCGGCCGACGACAAACAGCGCCTGCTGACGATGACGCCGGGCAGCTACACCGGCCTGGCCGAGCGCCTGGCGCGCGAAATCTGA
- the sucB gene encoding dihydrolipoyllysine-residue succinyltransferase, translating to MSTEIKVPVLPESVSDATIATWHKKPGDAVKRDENLVDLETDKVVLEVPSPVDGVLKEIKFEEGSTVTSQQLIAIVEAGAAATASAPAAAAAPAAAKTEALPAAGAQPITAKADAPKAPAGNDQLPPGARFTANKEGIDASQVEGTGRKGAVTKEDIVNYAKSGGVGNAAGARPEERVPMTRIRARIAERLMQSKNSIAMLTSFNEVNLGKVMAMRKELGESFEKANGVKLGFMSFFAKAAANALQRHPVVNASVDGNDIVYHGYADISIAVSTDKGLVTPVLRNVERMGFADVEKAIGDYAKKARDGKLALEDLQGGTFTITNGGTFGSLMSTPIVNPPQSAILGMHAIKERAIVENGAVVAAPMMYIALSYDHRIIDGKDAVLFLVDIKNQLENPHRMLLGM from the coding sequence ATGAGCACCGAGATCAAAGTCCCCGTCCTTCCCGAGTCGGTCTCCGACGCCACGATCGCCACGTGGCACAAGAAGCCGGGCGATGCGGTCAAGCGCGACGAGAACCTGGTCGATCTGGAAACCGACAAGGTCGTGCTGGAAGTGCCCTCGCCCGTCGACGGCGTGCTCAAGGAAATCAAGTTCGAAGAAGGCTCGACCGTGACCAGCCAGCAGCTGATCGCGATCGTCGAGGCCGGCGCCGCCGCCACCGCGAGCGCCCCGGCCGCTGCCGCCGCTCCGGCCGCCGCCAAGACCGAAGCCCTGCCCGCCGCCGGCGCGCAGCCGATCACCGCCAAGGCCGACGCGCCGAAGGCGCCGGCCGGCAACGACCAATTGCCCCCGGGCGCGCGCTTCACCGCGAACAAGGAAGGCATCGACGCATCCCAGGTCGAAGGCACCGGCCGCAAGGGCGCGGTGACCAAGGAAGACATCGTCAATTACGCCAAGAGCGGCGGCGTCGGCAACGCCGCCGGCGCGCGTCCGGAAGAGCGCGTGCCGATGACCCGCATCCGCGCCCGCATCGCCGAGCGCCTGATGCAGTCGAAGAACTCGATCGCGATGCTGACCTCGTTCAACGAAGTCAACCTCGGCAAGGTCATGGCCATGCGCAAGGAGCTGGGCGAGTCCTTCGAGAAGGCCAACGGCGTCAAGCTCGGCTTCATGAGCTTCTTCGCCAAGGCCGCGGCCAACGCGCTGCAGCGCCATCCGGTGGTCAACGCTTCCGTCGACGGCAACGACATCGTCTATCACGGCTACGCCGACATCTCGATCGCGGTGTCCACCGACAAGGGCCTGGTCACGCCGGTGCTGCGCAATGTCGAGCGCATGGGCTTCGCCGACGTCGAGAAGGCCATCGGCGATTACGCCAAGAAGGCCCGCGACGGCAAGCTGGCGCTGGAAGACCTGCAGGGCGGCACCTTCACCATCACCAACGGCGGCACCTTCGGCTCGCTGATGTCGACCCCGATCGTCAACCCGCCGCAGTCGGCCATCCTCGGCATGCACGCGATCAAGGAACGCGCCATCGTCGAGAACGGCGCCGTCGTCGCCGCGCCGATGATGTACATCGCGCTGAGCTACGACCACCGCATCATCGACGGCAAGGACGCGGTGCTGTTCCTGGTGGACATCAAGAACCAACTGGAAAATCCGCATCGCATGTTGCTGGGCATGTGA
- a CDS encoding VOC family protein, whose translation MQQLINIDVPDLDAALAFYTRAFGLHAGRRLGGEVIELLGGQAPIYLLLKAEGSLAAGAETRRYARHWSPLHLDVVVLDLDAALRSALAAGAVQEGDVRSANWGRIVAIADPFGHGWCLLQFLGRGYDEIAG comes from the coding sequence ATGCAACAGTTGATCAATATCGACGTGCCCGATCTGGATGCGGCGCTGGCGTTCTATACGCGCGCGTTCGGCCTGCATGCCGGACGCCGGCTCGGCGGCGAGGTGATCGAACTGCTGGGCGGGCAGGCGCCGATCTATTTGTTGCTCAAGGCCGAGGGCTCGCTCGCGGCCGGCGCGGAGACTCGACGTTATGCGCGGCACTGGTCGCCGCTGCATCTGGACGTGGTCGTGCTGGATCTGGATGCGGCCTTGCGCAGCGCGCTGGCGGCCGGGGCGGTGCAGGAAGGCGATGTGCGCAGCGCGAACTGGGGGCGGATCGTGGCGATCGCCGATCCGTTCGGGCATGGGTGGTGCCTGCTGCAGTTTTTGGGGCGGGGTTACGATGAGATTGCGGGGTGA
- a CDS encoding DUF695 domain-containing protein translates to MEDTRAWTLAEQATDDGLSLTRIKQFERGFDFRGYPERLNLIWAYQDDHGTGTASAEEMAAMERFEDRVCERIQAAGHSVLAIVFTEPDHREYVFHTRDVNAFIGVLNAMPQEATPYPIEIDHESDPKGEFYRSFADAIGLH, encoded by the coding sequence ATGGAAGACACCCGCGCCTGGACCCTGGCCGAGCAAGCCACCGACGACGGCCTGTCCCTGACCCGGATCAAACAGTTCGAGCGCGGCTTCGACTTTCGCGGCTATCCGGAACGCTTGAACCTGATCTGGGCCTACCAGGACGACCACGGCACCGGCACCGCCTCGGCGGAGGAAATGGCGGCCATGGAGCGCTTCGAGGACCGGGTCTGCGAGCGCATCCAGGCCGCCGGCCACAGCGTGCTGGCGATCGTGTTCACCGAGCCTGACCATCGCGAGTACGTGTTCCACACCCGCGACGTGAATGCCTTCATCGGCGTGCTCAACGCGATGCCGCAGGAAGCCACGCCTTATCCGATCGAGATCGACCACGAGAGCGATCCCAAGGGCGAGTTCTACCGTTCCTTCGCCGACGCGATCGGCCTGCACTGA
- a CDS encoding TIGR00730 family Rossman fold protein — MKTLCVYCGSNSGAKPIYTERAMALGSRMARDGIALVYGGGNVGLMGTVADAVLDAGGEVIGVIPEQLVNWEVAHRGLTKLEIVGSMHERKARMFDLADGFVALPGGFGTLDEMFEMLTWRQLGIGNKPCAFLDIDGFYAPLMAMLDRMVAERFLHADQRQDLWHGDDIDVLLSWMRDYTPASASKWMDEKRRKALR, encoded by the coding sequence ATGAAAACCCTCTGCGTCTACTGCGGCTCCAACTCCGGCGCCAAGCCGATCTACACCGAGCGTGCGATGGCGCTGGGTTCGCGCATGGCCCGCGATGGCATCGCCCTGGTCTACGGCGGCGGCAACGTCGGCCTGATGGGCACCGTCGCCGATGCCGTGCTCGATGCCGGCGGCGAAGTGATCGGTGTGATTCCCGAGCAACTGGTCAATTGGGAAGTCGCCCACCGCGGCCTGACCAAGCTGGAAATCGTAGGCTCGATGCACGAGCGCAAGGCGCGCATGTTCGATCTGGCCGACGGCTTCGTCGCCCTGCCCGGCGGCTTCGGCACGCTGGATGAGATGTTCGAGATGCTGACCTGGCGCCAGCTCGGCATCGGCAACAAGCCCTGCGCCTTCCTCGACATCGACGGCTTCTACGCGCCGCTGATGGCGATGCTCGACCGCATGGTCGCCGAGCGCTTTCTCCACGCCGACCAGCGCCAGGACCTGTGGCACGGCGACGACATCGACGTCCTGCTGAGCTGGATGCGCGATTACACCCCGGCCTCGGCGTCCAAGTGGATGGACGAAAAGCGGCGCAAGGCGCTGCGCTGA
- the bla gene encoding subclass B3 metallo-beta-lactamase, whose translation MRLAMALIGVLALGGCAAPALKSGQKAATAAAACPADPTWDTPSAPHHIHGNTWFVGTCGISSILITSDQGHVLIDGTTKKGAASVEANIRALGFKVEDVRYILSSHEHLDHAGGIAQLQRDSGATVVALPAEAASLERGQGDRGDPQFLSTPAFAPVRTVRRIEAGETLTLRSIALTAHATPGHTPGSTSWTWRSCDQGGQCRAIAYADSLTPFSDDVYRYTDEAAHPGFIAAFRQSLVTVANLPCDILLTPHPGASELFSRLGPGATRPLVDAGACRAYSATGAAKLDARIARERGDAKP comes from the coding sequence ATGCGTTTGGCGATGGCACTGATCGGTGTATTGGCGCTCGGCGGCTGCGCCGCGCCCGCTCTGAAGTCCGGGCAAAAAGCGGCGACGGCCGCCGCGGCCTGTCCGGCCGATCCGACCTGGGACACGCCCTCGGCGCCGCATCATATCCATGGCAATACCTGGTTCGTCGGCACCTGCGGCATCAGCTCGATCCTGATCACCTCCGACCAGGGCCATGTCCTGATCGACGGCACCACCAAGAAAGGCGCGGCGTCGGTGGAAGCCAACATCCGCGCGCTCGGTTTCAAGGTCGAGGACGTGCGCTACATCCTCAGCTCGCACGAACACCTCGATCACGCCGGCGGCATCGCCCAACTGCAACGCGACAGCGGCGCGACCGTGGTCGCGCTGCCGGCCGAAGCGGCGTCGCTGGAGCGCGGCCAGGGCGATCGCGGCGATCCGCAGTTCCTCAGCACGCCGGCGTTCGCGCCGGTGCGCACGGTGCGCCGCATCGAAGCCGGCGAAACGCTGACCCTGCGGTCGATCGCGCTGACCGCGCACGCCACGCCGGGGCATACGCCGGGCAGCACCAGTTGGACCTGGCGTTCCTGCGATCAGGGCGGACAATGCCGCGCGATCGCCTATGCCGACAGCCTCACGCCGTTTTCCGACGATGTGTATCGCTATACCGACGAAGCCGCGCATCCGGGCTTCATCGCCGCCTTCCGGCAAAGCCTGGTCACGGTCGCGAACCTGCCCTGCGACATTCTGCTGACGCCGCATCCGGGCGCCAGCGAGCTGTTCTCGCGCCTGGGCCCGGGCGCGACCCGGCCGCTGGTCGATGCCGGCGCCTGCCGCGCTTACTCCGCCACCGGCGCGGCCAAGCTGGATGCGCGCATCGCCAGGGAACGCGGCGACGCCAAGCCGTGA
- a CDS encoding 2-oxoglutarate dehydrogenase E1 component, whose translation MDSLLKQFSQSSQLGANAAFIEDLYEQYLVDPDSVGAKWKAYFDGFKGREAGDIPHSAAIESITQAGKAASRGVVAAAGASSGSDERERAVGKVITAYRSRGHLAADIDPLGLLQKPDAPDLALGFHRLSESDQSVEFSTGGVAGKERMKLGDLLALLKATYTGPIGAEFMHIADAEQRRWMYERLETAGGKFGRSVEDKQRILERLTAADGLERYLGTKYVGQKRFSLEGGDALIPLMDVTIRRAGEQGVQDVVIGMAHRGRLNVLVNTLGKPPRKLFDEFEGKFDHDEHAHTGDVKYHMGFSADVATPGGPVHLALAFNPSHLEIVNPVVAGSVRSRQTRRGDKGRAQVLPVLLHGDAAFAGQGVGMELFQMSQARGFAVGGTVHIVINNQVGFTTSERQDARSTLYCTDVAKMVGAPILHVNSDHPEAVVFCAELALDFRQRFGRDVVIDLVCYRRHGHNEADEPAATQPLMYQVIRKHKTPRELYAEQLVGEGVLKAEDAQALVDQYRDKLDAGAVTTELVEVKPDEFTIDWSKYLSGKLSDPVNTTVERSKLDALATQINAVPDTVKLHARVAKIYEDRRKMAAGEQPGDWGFAENLAYATLISEGYKLRLVGQDSGRGTFFHRHAILHEQTSDEYILPLRKLVTNPSDVTIIDSLLSEEAVMAFEYGYSTADPQTLDIWEAQFGDFANGAQVVIDQFLSSGEAKWGRLCGLVLLLPHGYEGQGPEHSSARLERFLQLCALENMLVCVPTTPAQAYHMIRRQMCMSTRKPLVVMTPKSLLRHKLAVSSLDELANGEFQHLIPDAAANPKKVKRVVLCSGKVYYDLFEQAQKDGLEDVAIVRIEQLYPFPREVLAAELKRFSAAKDVVWCQEEPQNQGAWYQIRHHLSACLAPKQALHYTGRARSPSPAAGHLADHVAEQTKLVADALVNSLHGESSAE comes from the coding sequence GTGGACAGCCTCCTCAAGCAGTTTTCGCAATCCTCGCAACTCGGCGCCAACGCCGCCTTCATCGAAGACCTGTACGAGCAGTACCTGGTCGATCCCGACAGCGTCGGGGCCAAATGGAAAGCCTATTTCGACGGCTTCAAGGGCCGTGAAGCGGGCGATATTCCGCATTCGGCCGCGATCGAAAGCATCACCCAGGCCGGCAAGGCCGCCTCGCGCGGCGTAGTCGCCGCCGCCGGCGCGTCCTCCGGCAGCGACGAGCGCGAACGCGCCGTCGGCAAGGTGATCACGGCCTACCGCTCGCGCGGCCACCTGGCCGCCGACATCGATCCGCTGGGCCTGCTGCAGAAACCCGACGCGCCCGACCTGGCGCTGGGCTTCCACCGCCTGTCCGAGAGCGACCAGTCGGTCGAGTTCTCGACCGGCGGGGTGGCCGGCAAGGAGCGCATGAAGCTCGGCGACCTGCTCGCCCTGCTCAAGGCCACCTACACCGGCCCGATCGGCGCGGAGTTCATGCACATCGCCGACGCCGAACAGCGCCGCTGGATGTACGAGCGCCTGGAAACCGCCGGCGGCAAGTTCGGCCGCAGCGTCGAAGACAAGCAGCGCATCCTCGAACGGCTCACCGCCGCCGACGGCCTGGAGCGCTACCTGGGCACCAAGTACGTCGGCCAGAAGCGCTTCTCGCTGGAAGGCGGCGACGCGCTGATCCCGCTGATGGACGTGACTATCCGCCGCGCCGGCGAACAGGGCGTGCAGGACGTGGTGATCGGCATGGCCCACCGCGGCCGCCTCAATGTCCTGGTCAACACCCTGGGCAAGCCGCCGCGCAAGCTGTTCGACGAGTTCGAAGGCAAGTTCGACCACGACGAGCACGCCCACACGGGCGACGTGAAGTACCACATGGGCTTCAGCGCCGACGTCGCCACCCCCGGCGGCCCGGTCCATCTGGCCCTGGCGTTCAATCCCTCGCATCTTGAAATCGTCAACCCGGTGGTCGCCGGCAGCGTTCGCTCGCGCCAGACTCGCCGCGGCGACAAGGGCCGCGCCCAGGTGCTGCCGGTGCTGCTGCACGGCGACGCCGCCTTCGCCGGCCAAGGCGTGGGCATGGAGCTGTTCCAGATGTCGCAGGCGCGCGGTTTCGCCGTCGGCGGCACCGTCCACATCGTCATCAACAACCAGGTCGGCTTCACCACCAGCGAGCGCCAGGACGCGCGTTCCACGCTGTACTGCACCGACGTGGCCAAGATGGTCGGCGCGCCGATCCTGCACGTGAACTCCGATCACCCCGAAGCGGTGGTGTTCTGCGCGGAACTCGCGCTGGACTTCCGTCAGCGCTTCGGCCGCGACGTGGTCATCGATCTGGTCTGCTACCGCCGCCACGGCCATAACGAGGCCGACGAGCCGGCGGCGACCCAGCCGCTGATGTATCAGGTGATCCGCAAGCACAAGACCCCGCGCGAGCTCTACGCCGAGCAACTGGTCGGCGAAGGCGTGCTCAAGGCCGAGGACGCGCAGGCGCTGGTCGACCAGTACCGCGACAAGCTCGACGCCGGCGCGGTCACCACCGAGCTGGTCGAGGTCAAGCCCGACGAGTTCACCATCGACTGGTCCAAGTACCTGTCGGGCAAGCTCAGCGACCCGGTCAACACCACGGTGGAGCGCAGCAAGCTCGACGCGCTGGCCACGCAGATCAACGCCGTGCCCGACACGGTCAAGCTGCATGCGCGCGTGGCGAAGATCTACGAAGACCGCCGCAAGATGGCCGCCGGCGAACAACCCGGCGACTGGGGCTTCGCGGAGAACCTGGCCTACGCCACCTTGATCAGCGAAGGCTACAAGCTGCGCCTGGTCGGCCAGGACAGCGGCCGCGGCACCTTCTTCCACCGCCACGCGATCCTGCACGAGCAGACCAGCGACGAGTACATCCTGCCGCTGCGCAAGCTGGTGACCAACCCCTCCGACGTCACCATCATCGACTCGCTGCTCAGCGAAGAAGCGGTGATGGCGTTCGAGTACGGCTACTCCACCGCCGATCCGCAGACGCTCGACATCTGGGAAGCGCAGTTCGGCGATTTCGCCAACGGCGCCCAGGTGGTGATCGACCAGTTCCTGTCCTCCGGCGAAGCCAAGTGGGGCCGCCTGTGCGGCCTGGTCCTGCTGCTGCCGCACGGCTACGAAGGCCAGGGCCCGGAGCACAGCTCCGCGCGCCTTGAGCGCTTCCTGCAGCTGTGCGCGCTGGAGAACATGCTGGTCTGCGTGCCGACCACGCCGGCGCAGGCGTACCACATGATCCGCCGGCAGATGTGCATGAGCACGCGCAAGCCGCTGGTGGTGATGACGCCCAAGTCGCTGCTGCGCCACAAGCTGGCGGTGTCGAGCCTGGACGAGCTGGCCAACGGCGAATTCCAGCATCTGATCCCGGACGCCGCGGCCAACCCGAAGAAGGTCAAGCGCGTGGTGCTGTGCTCGGGCAAGGTTTATTACGACTTGTTCGAACAGGCGCAGAAGGACGGTCTGGAAGACGTCGCCATCGTCCGCATCGAGCAGCTCTATCCGTTCCCGCGCGAAGTCCTGGCCGCCGAACTCAAGCGCTTCAGCGCGGCCAAGGATGTGGTGTGGTGCCAGGAAGAGCCGCAGAACCAGGGCGCGTGGTACCAGATCCGCCACCACCTCAGCGCGTGCCTGGCTCCGAAGCAGGCGCTGCATTACACCGGACGCGCGCGTTCGCCTTCGCCGGCGGCCGGGCATCTGGCCGACCACGTCGCCGAGCAGACCAAGCTGGTCGCCGACGCGCTGGTCAACTCGCTGCACGGAGAGTCCAGCGCCGAATAA
- a CDS encoding cupin domain-containing protein has protein sequence MATKSNSLDLPIEIDASRKPPLGIAPAAFLRDYWQKRPLLIRNAFAGLQSPIQPEDLAGLACEEGVLARLIQHDRASDRYSLRHGPFAESEFPGLPQQDWTLLVQDVDKWDADVAALLPAFDFLPRWRIDDIMVSFAAPGGSVGAHVDQYDVFLLQAQGHRRWQIDARADAPQDFRPDADLKLLREFDPSHDWVLGPGDMLYLPPGVPHHGVAEDACLTFSIGMRAPSAAELMGDYIDTLAGDADESLRYHDPDLAPPRDPNEIDAAAMVRVVEALNALRMNDPDRLGDWFGRFITVYRAAGEVSAGHEPARSRIEIEWDLQRGAALWRHPWSRMAWRRAHAKGRAASLYVSGQEFALPARDAQAIAGAAELDLAGYSALSEAGRECVLELIAGGHYRLGLDEDAGAEEE, from the coding sequence ATGGCCACCAAGTCCAATAGCCTCGACCTTCCGATCGAAATCGACGCCAGCCGCAAGCCGCCGCTGGGCATCGCCCCGGCCGCGTTCCTGCGCGATTACTGGCAAAAACGCCCGCTGCTGATCCGCAATGCGTTCGCCGGGCTGCAATCGCCGATCCAGCCAGAAGACCTCGCCGGCCTGGCCTGCGAGGAAGGCGTGCTGGCGCGGTTGATCCAGCACGACCGCGCCAGCGACCGCTATTCACTGCGGCACGGGCCGTTCGCAGAGTCCGAGTTCCCCGGGCTTCCCCAACAAGACTGGACGCTGTTGGTCCAGGACGTGGACAAGTGGGACGCCGACGTCGCCGCGCTGCTGCCGGCCTTCGACTTCCTGCCGCGCTGGCGCATCGACGACATCATGGTGTCGTTCGCCGCGCCCGGCGGTTCGGTCGGCGCGCACGTGGATCAGTACGACGTGTTCCTGCTGCAGGCCCAGGGCCACCGCCGCTGGCAGATCGACGCGCGCGCGGATGCGCCGCAGGACTTCCGTCCCGATGCCGACCTCAAGCTGCTGCGCGAATTCGATCCCAGCCACGACTGGGTGCTGGGCCCGGGCGACATGCTGTATCTGCCGCCGGGCGTACCGCATCACGGCGTCGCGGAAGACGCCTGCCTGACCTTCTCGATCGGCATGCGCGCGCCTTCGGCCGCCGAGCTGATGGGCGACTACATCGACACCCTCGCCGGGGACGCCGACGAAAGCCTGCGTTATCACGATCCCGACCTCGCCCCGCCGCGCGATCCGAACGAGATCGACGCCGCCGCCATGGTCCGCGTGGTCGAGGCCTTGAACGCGCTGCGCATGAACGACCCCGACCGCCTCGGCGACTGGTTCGGCCGCTTCATCACCGTGTACCGCGCCGCCGGCGAAGTGTCCGCGGGCCATGAGCCGGCGCGTTCGCGCATCGAGATCGAATGGGACCTGCAGCGCGGCGCGGCGTTGTGGCGGCATCCGTGGTCGCGCATGGCCTGGCGCCGCGCGCACGCCAAGGGGCGGGCCGCCAGCCTGTACGTCAGCGGACAGGAATTCGCCCTGCCCGCGCGCGACGCGCAGGCGATCGCGGGCGCGGCCGAACTCGATCTGGCCGGCTATTCCGCGCTGTCGGAGGCCGGCCGCGAATGCGTGCTCGAACTCATCGCCGGCGGCCACTATCGGCTGGGACTGGATGAGGACGCCGGCGCCGAAGAGGAATAA